The following proteins are co-located in the Callithrix jacchus isolate 240 chromosome 10, calJac240_pri, whole genome shotgun sequence genome:
- the LOC100405401 gene encoding LOW QUALITY PROTEIN: olfactory receptor 5D13-like (The sequence of the model RefSeq protein was modified relative to this genomic sequence to represent the inferred CDS: deleted 1 base in 1 codon): MNHSNASVFRIQKNQTAGVTFILLGFSEYPDLQVPLFLVFLTIYTVTVLGNLGMILVIRINPKLHTLMYFFLSHLSFVDFCYSTTITPKLLENLVVEDRSISFTGCIMQFFFACIFVVTETFMLAVMAYDRFVAVCNPLLYTVAMSQRLCSLLVAASYSWGIVCSLTLTYFLLELSFRGNNIINNFFCEHAAIVAVSYSDSYASQKIVLVSATFNEISSLMIILTSYAFIFITVMKMPSTGGRQKAFSTCASHLTAITIFHGTIFFLYCVPNSKSSWLMVKVASVFYTVVIPMLNPLIYSLRNKDVKETVRKLVITKLLCYRM, translated from the exons gatACAAAAAAATCAGACTGCTGGAGTCACCTTCATCCTCTTGGGCTTCTCAGAATATCCAGACCTTCAGGTGCCCCTGTTCCTGGTCTTCCTGACCATCTACACAGTCACTGTGCTGGGGAACCTGGGCATGATCTTGGTCATCAGGATCAACCCCAAACTCCACACCCTCATGTACTTTTTCCTCAGCCACTTGTCCTTTGTTGATTTCTGTTATTCCACCACCATTACACCCAAACTGCTGGAGAACTTGGTTGTGGAAGACAGAAGCATCTCCTTCACAGGATGCATCATGCAATTCTTCTTTGCCTGCATATTTGTGGTGACAGAAACATTTATGCTGGCAGTGATGGCCTATGACAGATTTGTGGCGGTGTGTAACCCTCTACTTTACACAGTTGCAATGTCCCAGAGGCTTTGCTCCTTGTTGGTGGCTGCATCATACTCCTGGGGGATAGTCTGTTCTCTGACACTTACCTACTTTCTCCTGGAATTATCCTTCAGAGGAAATAATATCATTAATAACTTTTTCTGTGAGCATGCTGCCATTGTTGCTGTTTCTTATTCTGACTCCTACGCGAGCCAGAAAATAGTTTTAGTTTCTGCCACATTCAATGAAATAAGCAGCCTGATGATCATTCTCACCTcctatgctttcatttttatcacTGTCATGAAGATGCCTTCCACTGGGGGGCGCCAGAAGGCGTTCTCCACGTGTGCCTCCCACCTGACCGCCATTACCATTTTCCATGGgaccatc ttttttctctattgtgttccTAACTCCAAAAGTTCATGGCTCATGGTCAAGGTGGCCTCTGTCTTCTACACAGTGGTCATCCCCATGCTGAATCCCTTAATCTATAGCCTCAGGAACAAAGATGTCAAAGAGACAGTTAGGAAGTTAGTCATTACCAAATTATTATGTTATAGAatgtaa
- the LOC100405765 gene encoding olfactory receptor 5D13-like, whose product MQFFLACICAVAETFMLAVMACDQYVVVCNPLLFTVVMSQKLCVSLVAGPYTWDIISSLTLTYFLLSLSFCGSNIIKNFVCEHSVIVSVSCSDASISQVLCFVIAIFNEVSSLGVILTTYIFIFIAVIKMPSAVGRQKAFSTCASHLTAITIFHGTVLFLYCEPNSKNFWLVVKVGSVLYTVIIPMLNPLIYSLRNKGLKESVRNLMNHSTQFC is encoded by the coding sequence ATGCAATTCTTCTTGGCTTGTATATGTGCAGTGGCAGAAACATTCATGCTGGCAGTGATGGCGTGTGATCAGTATGTGGTGGTGTGCAACCCTCTGCTCTTCACCGTTGTCATGTCCCAGAAGCTCTGTGTATCACTAGTGGCAGGGCCCTATACATGGGATATAATCTCTTCCCTGACACTTACCTATTTCCTCTTGTCATTATCCTTTTGTGGGTCTAACATCATCAAAAATTTTGTCTGTGAGCACTCCGTCATCGTCTCTGTCTCCTGCTCTGACGCCTCCATCAGTCAAGTGCTTTGTTTTGTCATTGCAATATTCAATGAGGTGAGCAGCTTGGGAGTCATCCTCACTACctatattttcatctttattgctGTTATAAAGATGCCTTCTGCTGTTGGGCGCCAAAAAGCTTTCTCTACCTGTGCTTCCCACCTGACTGCCATCACCATTTTCCACGGAACTGTCCTGTTCCTTTATTGTGAACCCAACTCTAAAAACTTTTGGCTCGTAGTCAAAGTAGGTTCTGTGCTGTATACAGTCATCATCCCCATGTTGAACCCTTTAATCTATAGCCTCAGGAACAAAGGCCTGAAAGAGAGTGTTAGAAACTTAATGAATCACTCAACACAATTTTGTTAA
- the OR5D14 gene encoding olfactory receptor 5D14, which translates to MVMILRNLSVEPTFALLGFTDYPELQIPLFLVFLLMYMITIVGNLGMIVIIKINPKFHTPMYFFLSHLSFVDFCYSSIVTPKLLENLVMADKSILYFSCMMQYFLSCTAVVTESFLLAVMAYDRFVAICNPLLYTVAMSQRLCALLVAGSYLWGMFGPFVLLCYALRLNFSGPNVINHFFCEYTALIAVSSSDTLIPHLLLFGFATFNEVSTLLIILTSYVFIFVTVLKIHSASGRHKAFSTCASHLTAISIFHGTILSLYCVPDSKNSRQTVKVASVFYTVVNPMLNPLIYSLRNKDVKDAFRKLTHTKVPFHRTNLKSCFQSK; encoded by the coding sequence ATGGTGATGATTTTAAGAAATCTGAGCGTGGAGCCCACCTTTGCCCTCTTAGGTTTCACAGATTACCCAGAGCTTCAGATTCCTCTCTTCCTTGTGTTTCTGCTCATGTATATGATCACCATAGTAGGAAACCTTGGGATGATAGTAATTATCAAGATTAACCCAAAATTTCATACTCCTATGTACTTTTTCCTGAGTCACCtctcttttgttgatttttgttacTCTTCCATTGTCACTCCCAAGCTGCTTGAGAACTTGGTAATGGCAGATAAAAGCATTCTCTACTTTAGCTGCATGATGCAATACTTCCTGTCCTGCACTGCTGTGGTGACAGAGTCTTTCTTGCTGGCAGTGATGGCCTATGACCGCTTTGTGGCCATCTGCAATCCTCTGCTTTATACAGTGGCCATGTCACAGAGACTCTGTGCCCTGCTGGTGGCTGGGTCATATCTCTGGGGCATGTTTGGCCCCTTTGTACTCCTCTGTTATGCTCTCCGGCTAAACTTTTCTGGACCTAATGTGATCAACCATTTTTTTTGTGAGTATACCGCTCTCATCGCTGTCTCTAGCTCTGATACACTCATCCCTCACCTGCTGCTTTTTGGCTTTGCCACCTTCAATGAGGTGAGTACACTACTGATCATCCTCACttcctatgtttttatttttgtgacggTACTAAAAATACATTCTGCCAGTGGGCGGCACAAAGCATTTTCCACCTGTGCCTCCCACCTGACTGCTATCAGCATCTTCCACGGGACTATCCTTTCCCTTTACTGTGTACCCGACTCCAAAAACTCTCGGCAAACAGTCAAAGTGGCCTCTGTATTTTACACAGTTGTCAACCCCATGCTAAACCCTCTGATCTACAGCCTAAGAAACAAAGACGTGAAGGATGCTTTCCGGAAATTAACACACACAAAAGTTCCATTTCACCGAACCAATCTCAAAAGTTGTTTTCAATCCAAATGA
- the OR5L1 gene encoding olfactory receptor 5L1: MGKENCTTVAEFILLGLSDTLELRVCLFLLFLLIYGVTVFANLGMIALIQVSSRLHTPMYFFLSHLSFVDFCYSSVIVPKMLATIFNKDKAISFLGCTVQFYLFCTCVVTEVFLLAVMAYDRFVAICNPLLYLVTMSQKLRVELVSFCYFCGMVCSLIHLCLALRIPFYRSNVVNHFFCDLPPLLSLACSDITINEALLFLMATFNESVTIMIILTSYLLILTTILKMRSAEGRRKAFSTCASHLTAITVFHGTLLSVYCRPGSGNSGDADKVATVFYTVVIPMLNPLIYSLRNTDVKEALRRVIGSKIHS, translated from the coding sequence ATGGGAAAAGAAAACTGCACCACCGTGGCTGAGTTCATTCTCCTTGGACTATCAGACACCCTGGAGTTGAGAGTCTGTCTCTTCCTGCTGTTTCTTCTCATCTATGGAGTCACGGTGTTTGCCAATCTGGGCATGATTGCACTGATTCAGGTCAGCTCTCGGCTCCACACCCCCATGTACTTTTTCCTCAGCCACTTGTCCTTTGTGGATTTCTGCTACTCCTCAGTAATTGTGCCGAAGATGTTGGCTACTATCTTTAACAAGGATAAAGCAATCTCCTTCCTGGGGTGCACGGTGCAATTCTACTTGTTTTGTACTTGTGTGGTCACTGAAGTCTTCCTTCTGGCCGTGATGGCCTATGACCGCTTTGTGGCCATCTGTAATCCCCTTCTGTACCTGGTCACCATGTCTCAGAAGCTGCGTGTAGAGCTGGTATCTTTCTGCTACTTCTGTGGGATGGTGTGTTCTCTGATTCACTTGTGCTTAGCTCTTAGGATCCCCTTCTATAGATCCAATGTGGTTAACCACTTCTTCTGTGACCTACCTCCTCTCTTAAGTCTTGCTTGCTCTGATATTACTATAAATGAGGCGCTCCTATTCCTGATGGCCACTTTCAATGAGAGTGTTACCATCATGATTATCCTCACCTCCTACCTGCTAATTCTCACCACCATCCTGAAGATGCGCTCTGCAGAGGGCAGGCGCAAAGCCTTCTCCACCTGTGCCTCCCACCTCACAGCCATCACTGTCTTCCATGGAACACTCCTTTCAGTTTATTGCAGGCCCGGCTCAGGCAACAGTGGAGATGCTGACAAAGTGGCCACCGTATTCTACACGGTCGTGATTCCCATGCTGAACCCCCTGATCTACAGCCTGAGGAATACAGATGTGAAAGAAGCTCTCAGGAGAGTGATTGGCTCCAAAATTCACTCCTAG